The Verrucomicrobiia bacterium region TGCCCATTGCCTCCGAGGCGTGCTTCAGCATCGCCGGGCATCTGGCTTGCGTTGAGCGACGGCTACAGAATCTTCGTGCCGTGGAAGACACGGCAGCGGCAGCATTTATTCGTGACGATCTCGTACCCCGCTGGAATACGATTGCGGGAGCAGCACGAACAAAGGCTACAGCATTGGGATTGCCCTTGGAGGCGGAGATCGTCGCGTCGGACCGCTGCCTGTCACCATCCGACTTCGGCTTTCACAACGCGCTTTTGGAGCCCACGGGTCGCCTACGCTTCATGGACTTCGAGTATGCCGGCTGGGATGACCCCGCGAAGACTGTTTGCGATTTCTTCTGTCAGCCGTCTCTGTCCGTTTCCGCGGATTTTTATCCGGCGGTCGTCCACGCCATCACCTCCGGCCTCTCCCAGCCGGAAGCGCATGCCCGGCGGATGGACCTTTTGTTGCCCGTGTACCGGATAAAATGGTGTTGCATCCTCCTGAATGATTTTCTGCCGGTGGGTGGCCAACGGAGGCGTTTCGCCCGTAGCGAAGCCGACCAGAAAGCGCGGCAAGCCCAACAACTCGAAAACGCGCGACGCGCCTTGAAGGAGATTCGGTCATGAAGAACAAGATCGTCGTGCTCGGCGCCAACTCGTTTTCTGGGCAGGATTTTGTCGACCTGTTGCTCGACGACCCGAACAATGAAGTCATCGGCGTCAGTCGCTCTGCCGAACGTTCCGCGTTGTTCCTGAAATACAAGTCGCGGAAGGATTTATCACGTTACCGGTATCATCAATTCGATTTCAACCACGACACGAGCAAACTACTCGCT contains the following coding sequences:
- a CDS encoding phosphotransferase is translated as MNAADFDNAVAALVAKAGLSVTHPPEQLVGGANNRVFRVHTTGKPALLKAYFQHPDDKRDRLAAEFSFATFAWQSGVRCLPRPLACDPKNHLGLFEFVEGRRLLVTEVDQDAVKQALDFFNELNRYKDKPTAKALPIASEACFSIAGHLACVERRLQNLRAVEDTAAAAFIRDDLVPRWNTIAGAARTKATALGLPLEAEIVASDRCLSPSDFGFHNALLEPTGRLRFMDFEYAGWDDPAKTVCDFFCQPSLSVSADFYPAVVHAITSGLSQPEAHARRMDLLLPVYRIKWCCILLNDFLPVGGQRRRFARSEADQKARQAQQLENARRALKEIRS